A genomic segment from Zygotorulaspora mrakii chromosome 1, complete sequence encodes:
- the MDL1 gene encoding ATP-binding cassette permease MDL1 (similar to Saccharomyces cerevisiae MDL1 (YLR188W); ancestral locus Anc_1.67) has translation MISLLRHHLHSSAKLNTQLNVCVRRLHVPYKYRTSSLNFVGNNLRQSHITIEILILSQLRSQSTHLRAATKSAPIENANLNLPRLSSSNLTGSGMKDIKRLFRLAKPETMYIALALLLILISSSVSMVLPSVIGKLLDYAKDGFETSDVEETEGSQEETEGSQEETEGSQEKTARKIYGLSPNQFIAAMGCVFVVGAIANMGRVIILKVTGERLVARLRTRTMKAALDQDATFLDTNRVGDLISRLSSDASIVAKSVTQNVSDGTRATIQGIVGFGMMGYISWQLTCVMGLMIPPIAIMALVYGRKVRNLSRQLQTSVGELTKVAEEELNATRTIQSYVGEKKEIHRYAKEVRNVFNIGLKEAMVSGMFFGSTGLVGNVALLSLLMVGTNMIQAGLMTVGDLSSFMMYAIYTGTSMFGLSNFYSEIMKGAGAAARVFELKDRKPLISPTIGKDPKTLLGKSIEFNHVSFTYPTRPGQQIFNDISISIESGEHVCFVGPSGSGKSTIASLLLRNYDVTSGCIKIGTDDIRSFNLRKYRRLLGVVQQEPVLFNGTIFDNILYTVPPKVAQDKNRVAKAIGQANCAKFLSNLQDGLQTNVGPRGALLSGGQKQRVALARSFLLQAPLLILDEATSALDVQSEEVIARTLKERVQKGLTTISIAHRLSTIKHSTRVVVLSKHGSVIETGPFEQLIANPKSELNVLLSQQQQVDNKEQEREQEDINAHVMKSIPWTEDATSNAI, from the coding sequence ATGATTAGTTTACTGAGGCATCATTTGCACTCTAGTGCTAAGCTGAATACTCAATTGAATGTATGCGTGCGCCGATTGCATGTTCCTTACAAATATAGAACCTCATCACTGAATTTTGTTGGAAATAATCTTCGGCAATCTCATATTACAATAGAAATTCTCATCCTGAGTCAATTGAGATCCCAATCAACACATTTGAGAGCAGCTACTAAGTCTGCCCCTATCGAAAATGCTAACCTGAATTTACCTAGACTTTCGTCGTCCAATCTGACTGGATCAGGAatgaaagatatcaaaagattgtTCCGACTAGCGAAGCCAGAAACAATGTATATAGCTCTCGCCCTATTGCTTATTCTAATCTCAAGCTCTGTAAGTATGGTGCTTCCTAGCGTTATTGGCAAATTGTTGGATTATGCGAAAGATGGCTTCGAGACAAGTGATGTTGAGGAGACAGAAGGTTCACAAGAGGAGACAGAAGGTTCACAAGAGGAGACAGAAGGTTCACAAGAGAAGACAGCTCGCAAAATTTATGGACTTAGTCCCAATCAATTCATTGCAGCTATGGGTTGTGTATTTGTGGTGGGAGCTATAGCAAATATGGGGCGCGTAATTATATTGAAGGTAACTGGTGAAAGGCTTGTGGCGAGGCTGAGAACTCGTACAATGAAAGCAGCTCTTGATCAAGATGCCACTTTTTTGGATACCAATCGTGTTGGTGATTTGATCTCGAGACTATCTTCAGATGCTTCCATTGTAGCAAAGTCGGTTACACAAAACGTTTCCGATGGCACAAGGGCCACAATCCAAGGCATCGTGGGATTCGGTATGATGGGGTATATTTCGTGGCAGTTGACTTGCGTCATGGGGCTCATGATACCACCAATTGCAATTATGGCTTTAGTGTACGGCAGAAAAGTTAGAAATTTATCAAGGCAATTACAAACATCTGTTGGTGAATTGACAAAGGttgctgaagaagaattgaatgCGACAAGAACAATCCAATCATACGTTggagagaaaaaagagattcaTCGATATGCTAAAGAGGTCAGAAACGTCTTCAATATCGGGCTTAAAGAAGCAATGGTGTCTGGTATGTTCTTTGGATCGACAGGTCTTGTAGGAAACGTTGCCCTATTATCATTGCTCATGGTAGGTACTAATATGATCCAAGCTGGACTGATGACAGTCGGAGATCTATCCAGCTTCATGATGTATGCCATCTACACCGGTACTTCAATGTTTGGTCTGTCAAACTTTTATTCGGAGATTATGAAAGGAGCCGGAGCAGCCGCAAGAGTGTTTGAGTTAAAAGATCGTAAGCCTCTGATATCCCCaacaattggaaaagatcCAAAAACATTACTAGGGAAATCGATTGAATTCAATCACGTATCATTCACTTATCCAACAAGACCCGGGCAACAGATTTTCAACGACATAAGTATTTCTATAGAGTCAGGCGAGCACGTTTGTTTCGTCGGTCCCTCTGGTTCTGGTAAGTCTACAATCGCTTCACTCCTATTGAGAAATTATGATGTCACCTCAGGATGCATTAAGATCGGCACTGACGATATCCGTAGTTTTAATCTAAGAAAATATCGAAGACTTCTGGGAGTCGTCCAGCAGGAACCAGTGTTGTTCAACGGCACTATTTTCGATAATATATTGTACACGGTCCCTCCAAAAGTGGCACAAGACAAAAATCGAGTGGCCAAAGCGATCGGGCAGGCAAACTGTGCCAAGTTTTTGTCAAATCTACAGGATGGATTGCAAACAAATGTTGGCCCCCGAGGTGCCCTGCTATCAGGTGGCCAAAAGCAAAGGGTCGCTCTAGCCAGGTCATTCCTTCTGCAGGCACCTCTGCTGATACTCGACGAGGCAACTAGCGCACTTGACGTCCAGAGCGAAGAGGTGATCGCCAGGACGCTGAAGGAAAGGGTCCAAAAGGGCCTGACCACCATATCGATAGCTCACAGACTCTCTACCATCAAGCACTCAACCAGAGTTGTCGTTCTAAGTAAACATGGCTCTGTCATTGAAACCGGGCCCTTCGAGCAGCTAATTGCAAATCCAAAGAGTGAGTTGAACGTATTACTATCGCAACAGCAGCAGGTTGATAACAAAGAACAGGAGAGGGAGCAAGAAGATATAAATGCCCATGTAATGAAATCAATCCCATGGACGGAAGATGCTACGAGCAACGCAATCTAG
- the MET2 gene encoding homoserine O-acetyltransferase (similar to Saccharomyces cerevisiae MET2 (YNL277W); ancestral locus Anc_1.68), protein MSQTLRSKTLAEVDIDQVACTNPFVKLVNDQRIVEVPELTLESGITIRNFPIAYKSWGSLNEKGDNCLVICHALTGSSDVADWWGPLLGNGQAFDTSRFFIICLNSMGSPYGSFSPLTVDEETGRPYGPEFPLCTVRDDVRAHKIVLDSLGVKSIACVIGGSMGGMLVLEWAAMFDRQYVRNIVALATSARHSAWCISWSEAQRQTIYSDPKYEDGYYLLEDPPTAGLSAARMSALLTYRSRNSFEKKFARRSPSLEHQRKVAQQELPLPSTVSEQSLQIHNDGHNHKRENSYQKCNSVVSSNSSESVRSVSSVTSSSSVTGSTKEVKPPQTYFSAQSYLRYHGTKFVNRFDANCYIAITRKLDTHDLARGREEHEEDITRVLHSIDQPSLIIGITSDGLFTYSEQEFLAENIPNSTLTEIQSPEGHDAFLLEFKYINELIIKFLKQNAEEIMSSPPRLWKENDSSVVITDSLFGEAEEVTNW, encoded by the coding sequence ATGTCTCAAACACTTAGGTCGAAAACTTTGGCAGAAGTTGACATCGATCAAGTTGCTTGCACCAACCCGTTTGTGAAGCTAGTGAATGACCAGAGGATAGTGGAGGTTCCTGAACTGACGCTGGAATCTGGCATCACGATCCGCAATTTCCCTATTGCTTACAAATCCTGGGGGTCGTTGAATGAGAAGGGGGATAACTGTCTAGTGATATGCCATGCGCTCACAGGATCATCCGACGTGGCGGATTGGTGGGGCCCATTACTAGGTAATGGCCAGGCTTTTGATACTTCGcgatttttcattatctgTCTGAACTCTATGGGCTCTCCGTACGGCTCGTTCTCACCGTTGACTGTTGATGAGGAGACGGGCAGACCGTATGGGCCAGAGTTTCCTCTATGCACAGTACGAGATGATGTACGTGCACACAAGATTGTATTAGACTCTTTAGGTGTCAAGTCAATCGCGTGCGTTATTGGTGGATCCATGGGTGGCATGCTGGTGCTCGAATGGGCAGCTATGTTTGATCGCCAATACGTAAGAAACATTGTTGCATTGGCAACATCCGCTAGGCACTCAGCCTGGTGCATATCATGGTCTGAAGCTCAGAGACAGACCATATATTCAGATCCTAAATACGAGGACGGATACTATCTTTTGGAAGATCCTCCAACTGCAGGGTTATCGGCGGCTCGTATGTCAGCGCTTTTAACCTATCGTTCGAGAAacagttttgaaaaaaagtttgcTAGAAGGTCGCCTTCTTTAGAGCATCAAAGGAAGGTTGCTCAGCAGGAATTGCCCTTACCATCAACAGTCAGTGAGCAATCGTTGCAAATTCATAATGATGGTCATAACCataaaagagaaaactCGTACCAGAAATGCAATAGCGTCGTGTCATCGAACTCTTCAGAATCCGTTCGTTCTGTCTCGTCTGTAACGTCGTCAAGTTCAGTAACAGGGTCAACAAAAGAGGTGAAGCCGCCACAGACATATTTCTCTGCTCAAAGCTATCTAAGATATCATGGGACAAAATTCGTTAACAGATTTGATGCTAATTGTTATATTGCAATTACGCGAAAACTGGATACGCATGATTTAGCTCGTGGCAGAGAAGAGCATGAGGAAGATATCACCCGAGTCTTGCATTCTATTGATCAACCTTCGTTGATCATTGGTATAACATCAGACGGTCTATTTACATATTCCGAGCAAGAATTTCTGGCAGAAAATATTCCTAATTCAACGCTGACAGAAATCCAGTCACCAGAAGGCCACGATGCTTTCTTATTGGAGTTCAAATACATAAATGAACTaataatcaaatttttaaaacaaAATGCTGAGGAGATCATGTCATCTCCTCCCCGTCTTTGGAAGGAAAACGATTCGAGCGTTGTTATAACAGACTCATTATTTGGCGAGGCTGAAGAGGTAACTAATTGGTAA
- the ATG26 gene encoding sterol 3-beta-glucosyltransferase (similar to Saccharomyces cerevisiae ATG26 (YLR189C); ancestral locus Anc_1.69) — protein MALPRRHSKQSRSNSVHLIDEAASDKRKSVLLPQNMLSKSISGLTFRKHTHDKADSLNSSLRDVSEQRVSEDEESDIGRSRYMMKSIVGLLTTASVYAGMQDAQEASKFGQDLPGSQQTKSKDEKGAEDDDEKKIESLEPPLKTAKEGDRKNEVNTVKAHCLETRQPTLFDFSVVANSQVPQLCQDSSIPKHQGQNILVNKLLKHFNLYHSDSVLKEFSAWILKDVLLQGKVFLTSRHLLFFAYLPRVSGTVKINGNLTIKTNLRGSTRYWCVLKDYTLSVYNSPSEVYFPVLTIDLRNALNIKVAKKGLNEELKHFKITTSEKSYTFMADSEHSAKAWANALKKQLFAAKNSENNSVSLKIPLANIVDLDDQLIMKQTFTLRIKVLESPSTFAVDDFFFVFLDGSGSILKTSVIKQIAVLERAGVQNVYNSGQLNKKSESIEAQSIDESETPALSRQANSYDFSLGKTSTTSSKKDDLIKKNKGNRPWRRGLKKHNDDTKSKEKSLKDKPSEELSDVTESSLHITEEDVEKNGESKENESGSRKARIAGWTAKPFKHMAEMWSSNPIHYRNNRINFSDDDPYLIDDNSNVQANHRFREHFKMEGNELLIGAYFTYLTRNIPLYGKLYVAEGFLCFRTLVPRIHTKMILPLTDIETCYKEKGFRFGYFGLVIVIRGHEELFFEFSTEVSRGDLEFILLKRLDSMKSEKKNIRSPTTSLVETDTNRARLKFFEDKINSEGFDVPILIDENPFFQTNIVPNRSYKIGMLTIGSRGDVQPYVALGKGLLKEGHQVTIITHGEFREFVERHGIRFEEIAGNPAELMSLMVEHESMNVSLLRDASSHFREWITELLNSSWKVCSQLGLDLLIESPSAMAGIHIAEALEIPYFRAFTMPWTRTRAYPHAFIVPDQKRGGNYNYLTHVLFENIFWKGISGQVNKWRIESLGLQRTNLDLLQQGKVPFFYNVSPTIFPPSVDFSEWIKVTGYWFLDEKIDYNPPEELVDFIAKARSLGRKLVYIGFGSIVVSNAKEMTQAISDAAVEAGVYCVLNKGWSERLNDKNANEIEVELPECIYNAGNVPHDWLFPQMDAAVHHGGSGTTGASLRAGLPTVIKPFFGDQFFYALRVEDIGAGLALKHLNSSSLSTALKEVTTNKRMRDRASLIKEQISNENGVKTAINCLYGELVYAKSLVLSKRKKFHDADHSCPGKPASKVEHPQIDEAWTLL, from the coding sequence ATGGCGTTACCGCGAAGGCACAGCAAGCAATCGAGGTCTAACTCTGTACATTTAATTGATGAAGCAGCCTCTGATAAGAGAAAATCTGTGCTCCTGCCCCAAAATATGCTATCAAAATCCATCTCAGGTCTGACGTTTCGTAAACATACGCATGATAAGGCAGATTCGTTGAACTCGTCACTCAGAGATGTTAGTGAACAACGAGTCAGCGAGGATGAAGAGAGTGATATTGGCAGGTCCAGATACatgatgaaaagtattGTGGGGCTTTTAACAACTGCCAGTGTCTATGCGGGCATGCAAGATGCACAGGAGGCAAGTAAATTCGGTCAAGACCTTCCAGGAAGCCAACAAACCAAGTCTAAAGATGAGAAAGGTGCTGAAGACGAcgatgaaaagaagattgaGTCATTAGAGCCACCGCTGAAAACGGCCAAAGAAGGTGACAGGAAAAATGAGGTGAATACAGTAAAAGCGCATTGTTTAGAGACAAGACAGCCCACTTTATTTGACTTTTCTGTGGTAGCTAATTCCCAGGTACCGCAGTTGTGTCAGGACAGTAGTATTCCAAAACATCAAGGGCAAAATATTCTAGTGAACAAACTTTTAAAGCACTTTAACCTTTATCATAGTGATAGCGTTCTGAAAGAGTTCTCAGCTTGGATTTTAAAGGATGTATTATTGCAAGGCAAGGTGTTCTTGACTTCCCGTCACctacttttttttgcatatCTTCCTAGGGTATCTGGAACTGTGAAAATTAACGGAAATCTTACCATTAAAACGAACTTAAGGGGCTCTACGAGGTACTGGTgtgttttgaaagattatACTCTATCCGTGTATAATTCTCCGTCAGAAGTGTACTTCCCGGTATTGACAATTGACCTAAGAAATGCGTTGAATATAAAGGTGGCAAAAAAAGGTCTGAATGAGGAACTAAAGCACTTCAAGATCACTACTTCTGAGAAAAGTTACACTTTCATGGCAGATTCGGAACATTCTGCAAAGGCCTGGGCAAACGCTCTAAAAAAGCAATTATTCGCTGCCAAAAACTCCGAAAATAATTCTGTTAGTTTAAAAATACCATTGGCCAATATCGTTGATTTGGATGATCAGCTAATAATGAAGCAGACATTTACTTTGAGAATAAAAGTGCTGGAAAGTCCTAGCACATTTGCtgttgatgattttttttttgtatttttagATGGCTCAGGCTCAATCTTGAAAACTTCGGTGATTAAGCAAATTGCAGTTTTGGAAAGAGCTGGCGTACAAAACGTTTACAATTCCGGGCAACTAAATAAGAAATCTGAAAGTATAGAGGCACAATCGATTGATGAGAGTGAGACACCCGCACTATCAAGACAAGCTAATTCATATGATTTTTCGTTAGGGAAGACTTCCACCACCTCGTCTAAAAAAGACGAtcttatcaaaaagaacaaGGGGAACAGGCCTTGGCGACGTGGACTTAAAAAACATAATGATGATACAAAgtcaaaagagaaatctcTAAAAGATAAACCGTCTGAAGAATTATCAGATGTGACAGAAAGTTCTTTACACATTACTGAAGAAGatgtggaaaaaaatggtgagAGTAAGGAGAATGAAAGTGGATCAAGAAAAGCGAGAATTGCCGGTTGGACAGCCAAGCCTTTCAAGCACATGGCTGAAATGTGGAGCAGTAATCCCATTCATTATCGGAACAACAGAATTAACTTCAGTGATGATGACCCTTATTTGATTGATGACAACAGTAATGTTCAAGCCAATCATCGATTTCGTGAACACTTCAAAATGGAAGGAAATGAATTACTCATAGGTGCATATTTCACCTATCTTACTAGGAACATTCCACTCTATGGTAAGTTATATGTTGCTGAAGGCTTTCTTTGTTTCAGAACTCTTGTACCTCGTATACatacaaaaatgatattaCCTCTGACAGACATAGAAACATgctacaaagaaaaaggtttcAGATTTGGCTATTTTGGACTAGTTATAGTAATAAGAGGACATGAAGAATTGTTTTTCGAGTTCAGCACAGAAGTATCTAGAGGTGATCTCGAGTTCATACTTCTGAAGCGCCTTGATTCAATGAAATcggaaaagaaaaatattcGATCACCTACAACATCTCTTGTCGAAACCGATACTAATAGAGCTAGGCTgaagttttttgaagataagATCAATTCTGAGGGTTTTGACGTTCCCATTTTAATTGATGAGAATCCGTTCTTTCAAACTAACATTGTTCCCAATAGAAGCTACAAAATTGGCATGCTTACGATTGGTTCACGTGGTGATGTGCAACCTTACGTGGCACTCGGAAAAGGTCTTTTAAAAGAAGGCCATCAAGTTACCATCATCACACATGGTGAGTTCAGGGAATTTGTGGAACGACATGGTATCCGTTTTGAAGAGATCGCCGGTAACCCTGCAGAATTAATGTCACTCATGGTTGAACATGAATCGATGAATGTTAGTCTTTTGCGAGATGCGTCTAGTCATTTCAGGGAGTGGATAACAGAGCTACTTAACTCTTCATGGAAAGTTTGTTCTCAATTGGGTCTAGATCTATTGATTGAATCTCCATCTGCAATGGCTGGCATCCACATAGCAGAGGCCTTGGAAATTCCTTATTTTAGAGCGTTCACAATGCCTTGGACAAGAACAAGAGCGTATCCCCATGCTTTTATTGTTCCTGATCAGAAAAGAGGCGGCAACTACAACTATTTGACACACgtactttttgaaaatattttttggaaaggGATAAGTGGGCAAGTCAATAAATGGAGAATTGAGTCACTAGGTCTACAGAGAACAAATTTGGACTTATTGCAGCAAGGCAAAGTCCCATTCTTTTATAATGTTTCTCCAACAATTTTTCCTCCCTCAGTTGATTTCAGTGAGTGGATTAAAGTGACGGGATATTGGTTTTTAGACGAGAAAATAGACTATAACCCACCAGAAGAATTGGTGGATTTTATTGCAAAAGCGAGATCTTTGGGTCGCAAACTTGTCTATATAGGGTTCGGTTCTATCGTTGTGTCCaatgcaaaagaaatgacGCAGGCCATTTCAGATGCTGCTGTTGAAGCAGGCGTTTATTGCGTATTGAATAAGGGCTGGTCTGAACGATTGAATGATAAGAATGCCAATGAAATCGAAGTTGAGCTACCCGAATGTATATATAACGCGGGAAATGTTCCACATGACTGGCTTTTCCCCCAGATGGATGCGGCAGTTCACCATGGAGGCTCGGGAACCACTGGTGCGTCTTTGCGGGCTGGTCTACCTACAGTAATAAAGCCGTTTTTTGGcgatcaatttttttatgcTCTCAGAGTGGAAGATATCGGCGCTGGTTTAGCCTTAAAACACTTAAATAGTAGCAGTCTCTCTACTGCTTTAAAGGAAGTGACTACCAATAAGAGAATGCGGGATAGAGCATCTTTGATTAAAGAACAAAtctcaaatgaaaatggtgTTAAAACGGCAATAAATTGCTTGTATGGTGAGCTTGTTTATGCAAAAAGCTTGGTTTTATCGAAACGGAAGAAGTTTCACGATGCTGATCACAGTTGTCCTGGGAAACCAGCATCAAAGGTAGAGCACCCTCAAATAGACGAAGCGTGGACTTTACTGTAA
- the ISC1 gene encoding inositol phosphosphingolipid phospholipase (similar to Saccharomyces cerevisiae ISC1 (YER019W); ancestral locus Anc_1.70) — protein sequence MSAANLRSSVSGAAQDAATVTSDTVTSAADSATGHSIKLLTFNTWGLKMVSKHRKARLRAIADELAGYSAAIPIPGYESLMINETPEQGKQYDVVALQEIWCKEDWDYIVSRCSQAYPYSRIFYSGIIAGPGLAILSKIPIESTFLYRFPINGRPSAIHRGDWYVGKSIAITLLEPISEDTAPIAIMNSHMHAPYALKGDAAYACHRACQAWDFSKMVNLYKKAGYAVVVVGDLNSRPGSLPHKFLTVETGLVDSWEQLKGKQDLQALSKMEPLEQLRYGCTTCDSFLNTWRSYLPTESACRLDYALIDPSRLKTTDAGPRFTKRLPGIGSFSDHFAYACNLNLLSNRRTTDVETGDETPSKRDIQLQKYASYEEMIQCISSYRVVAKRQKFLRGVHFVISILLLIGALVVTTFTSNRAAWSSIFWVFFAVVVSVTGTIDGLISFLFGRKEIRALHEVEEEVSCAQKHLQGLLDVKKR from the coding sequence ATGAGTGCCGCTAATCTAAGGAGTTCAGTCTCCGGGGCCGCACAAGATGCAGCTACTGTCACTTCAGATACTGTCACGTCAGCAGCAGATTCAGCAACTGGCCATTCAATCAAATTGTTGACCTTTAACACATGGGGGTTAAAGATGGTATCTAAACATCGTAAGGCCAGATTGAGGGCTATAGCTGACGAGTTGGCGGGCTATTCTGCTGCAATACCTATACCAGGCTATGAGAGTTTGATGATAAACGAAACGCCTGAACAAGGGAAACAGTATGATGTCGTAGCCTTACAAGAAATCTGGTGTAAAGAAGATTGGGACTATATTGTCTCTCGATGCTCACAAGCGTATCCTTATAGTAGAATTTTCTACTCAGGAATAATTGCAGGGCCAGGTCTAGCTATACTATCGAAAATACCCATTGAATCTACCTTTTTATACAGATTTCCCATAAACGGTAGACCAAGTGCAATCCATCGCGGTGACTGGTATGTAGGCAAATCAATTGCGATAACGTTATTGGAACCTATCAGTGAAGATACAGCTCCAATCGCAATTATGAATAGCCACATGCATGCTCCATATGCGCTGAAAGGGGATGCAGCTTATGCCTGTCATAGAGCCTGTCAAGCATGGGATTTCAGCAAGATGGTAAACCTATATAAAAAGGCAGGTTATGCAGTAGTTGTAGTTGGTGATTTGAATTCAAGACCCGGATCTCTTCCCCATAAGTTTTTAACAGTTGAAACTGGGCTGGTGGACTCTTGGGAACAACTCAAAGGCAAACAAGATCTTCAAGCACTCTCAAAAATGGAACCGCTTGAACAACTTAGATATGGATGTACCACTTGCGACTCATTTTTGAACACTTGGAGATCATACTTGCCGACAGAAAGCGCTTGTAGATTGGATTATGCCTTGATCGATCCCAGTCGATTAAAGACGACCGACGCCGGCCCAAGGTTTACCAAAAGGTTGCCGGGAATTGGCAGCTTTTCTGATCATTTCGCATATGCATGCAATTTAAATTTATTGAGCAACCGCAGAACCACTGATGTGGAAACTGGAGATGAAACTCCTTCGAAAAGGGATattcaacttcaaaagtATGCCAGCTATGAAGAGATGATCCAATGTATTTCATCCTACAGAGTAGTTGCtaaaagacaaaaatttttaagaGGTGTACATTTCGTCATTTCTATCTTGCTGCTCATAGGAGCTTTGGTTGTTACAACATTCACTTCGAATAGAGCAGCATGGTCTTCTATATTTTGGGTTTTTTTCGCAGTTGTAGTGTCTGTGACAGGTACAATTGACGGCCTCATCTCATTTCTCTTCGGTAGGAAGGAGATCAGGGCTTTACATGAAGTAGAGGAAGAAGTTTCTTGTGCCCAAAAACATTTACAAGGATTACTTGATGTGAAGAAAAGGTga
- the SPC25 gene encoding kinetochore-associated Ndc80 complex subunit SPC25 (similar to Saccharomyces cerevisiae SPC25 (YER018C); ancestral locus Anc_1.71) produces MDQTLGSFQELKSQMGTFEAQLRQSLKSKVHLASSVTLTYKEQFEELKANQQNLIRKLDQLEQKERELKDEIETFRKDTDYVKTDLETKQIKKQQLESQRDALLEESRELDGMLAKKEQEVKQHRERLMRQRQRDSPEVRLYEQLLGLQIDASQPDTLHFKFQNFDDKMISRSCELTLDVSENTFSILSTTPVLNSTEDLSELVDILNDSYDIAQFLAASRAKLISKTIRSE; encoded by the coding sequence atggacCAGACGTTAGGCTCATTTCAAGAGCTGAAGTCTCAAATGGGAACTTTTGAGGCCCAGCTGCGccaatctttgaaaagtaaGGTCCACTTGGCGTCTAGCGTAACACTTACGTATAAAGAGCAGTTCGAAGAACTAAAAGCTAATCAACAGAACCTCATTCGAAAATTGGATCAGCTGGAACAAAAGGAAAGGGagttgaaagatgaaatcGAAACTTTCAGAAAAGACACAGACTATGTGAAAACCGATCTGGAGACGAAGCAAATCAAGAAACAACAATTGGAGTCACAACGTGATGCGCTGCTGGAAGAGTCAAGAGAACTAGATGGCATGCTCGCTAAGAAGGAACAAGAAGTGAAGCAACATAGAGAGAGGCTCATGAGACAGAGACAGCGTGACAGCCCTGAAGTGCGCCTGTATGAACAACTACTCGGTCTTCAAATAGATGCATCACAGCCAGACACCTTGCATTTcaagtttcaaaattttgacgATAAGATGATATCTCGCTCATGCGAACTCACACTAGATGTATCTGAAAATACGTTTTCTATCTTGAGTACCACCCCTGTGCTGAACAGTACTGAAGACCTCTCAGAATTAGTTGATATTCTGAACGACTCTTACGATATTGCACAGTTTTTGGCAGCATCAAGAGCCAAGCTAATATCCAAAACAATCCGTTCAGAGTGA
- the PER1 gene encoding Per1p (similar to Saccharomyces cerevisiae PER1 (YCR044C); ancestral locus Anc_1.72), protein MRLSFALLLLLADYVLGSPGDRLSEFQDCNDACEHRRTYSQSQATGLDISENEFSHIAFKQTPILLQWLLFWDYRADCDYQCQQIVTRDRIVNNKEIHQFHGKWPFIRLFGMQEFFSVIFSVGNFLPHYYGYQKLLKRLNMLQYRGKAETSPSKLLKSYMLVAVAGMLAWSASSIFHLRDLLITEKLDYFFAGGTVLSGFHAIFTRIARLDRHPFLSRLFTWSVILIFGLHILRLYIDWSYTYNMRFNVLFGLLQYILLLLLAFNNYKLLQKQPKSKIRPNIPSSKNIKQLCLMPVILVLTTASGMSFELFDFFNYRWQIDSHALWHLCTIWPSWELYEFFIADFNFVTREVSN, encoded by the coding sequence ATGAGGTTGAGTTTCGCACTTTTATTGCTTCTTGCAGACTATGTGCTAGGCTCACCTGGTGATAGGTTAAGCgaatttcaagattgcAACGATGCTTGTGAGCATAGAAGGACGTATTCTCAGTCTCAAGCTACTGGACTTGACATTTCAGAAAACGAATTCAGCCATATAGCATTCAAACAGACCCCCATCCTTTTACAATGGCTGCTGTTCTGGGATTACAGGGCTGACTGCGATTATCAATGCCAGCAAATTGTCACTCGTGACAGAATTGTGAACAACAAAGAGATACATCAATTTCATGGAAAATGGCCTTTCATTAGACTTTTCGGAATGCAGGAATTCTTTTCCGTCATATTTAGTGTGGGGAATTTTTTACCGCATTATTATGGTTACCAAAAGCTCTTAAAAAGGTTGAACATGCTTCAGTATCGTGGCAAAGCAGAAACCAGTCCCAGCAAACTTTTAAAGAGCTACATGTTGGTCGCAGTAGCCGGAATGCTCGCCTGGTCTGCTAGCAGCATCTTTCATCTGAGAGATCTTTTGATTACAGAAAAGCTagattatttttttgcaggAGGGACAGTTCTCAGTGGGTTTCATGCTATTTTTACAAGAATAGCAAGGTTAGACCGTCACCCTTTCCTTTCAAGACTTTTCACATGGTCAGTGATACTGATTTTTGGATTACACATCTTGCGACTGTATATTGATTGGTCCTACACCTACAACATGAGATTCAACGTGCTGTTTGGTTTGTTGCAATACATCTTACTGCTGTTGCTGGCATTCAATAATTATAAACTTTTGCAGAAGCAGCCTAAGAGCAAAATAAGACCAAATATACCGTCCAGTAAAAACATAAAACAATTATGTTTGATGCCTGTCATTCTTGTGCTAACAACAGCATCAGGCATGTCTTTCGagctttttgatttttttaattataGATGGCAGATCGATTCGCATGCATTATGGCACCTTTGCACCATTTGGCCGTCTTGGGAACTCTACGAATTCTTTATTGCAGACTTTAATTTTGTCACAAGGGAGGTTTCAAATTAA